In a single window of the Terrirubrum flagellatum genome:
- a CDS encoding GNAT family protein, translating to MARAAAISPARAGLVSWVEAETPASASASALAPLKVSLLDAACALDMAKKPIPHPILATPRLRLRQFRTEDVEAMHKCFTNSEAMRFWNTPVHTKLIETERAVQRFIDCTPSYYRFWAVADAATDRCLGLVNYHDGHIRNKRADIGYIIDPARLRQGIATEAVTAMLEFCFNGLGLHRVQAFIHPDNTASRALVEKLGFRREGLLRHNLRVGEDWRDDMLYALLATERPGSR from the coding sequence ATGGCGCGGGCGGCGGCGATATCACCAGCGCGCGCAGGCTTGGTGAGCTGGGTAGAGGCTGAAACGCCCGCGAGCGCGTCGGCCAGCGCCTTGGCTCCATTGAAGGTATCGCTGCTTGACGCAGCTTGTGCTCTCGACATGGCGAAGAAACCAATACCGCACCCGATCCTCGCAACTCCTCGCCTGCGGCTGCGCCAATTCCGCACCGAGGATGTGGAGGCGATGCATAAGTGCTTCACCAATTCCGAGGCGATGCGTTTCTGGAACACGCCGGTCCACACGAAGCTGATCGAGACCGAGCGCGCAGTTCAGCGCTTCATCGACTGCACCCCATCTTACTATCGCTTTTGGGCGGTGGCGGATGCGGCGACTGATCGTTGTCTCGGTCTGGTCAACTATCACGATGGTCATATCCGCAATAAGCGCGCAGACATCGGCTATATCATCGACCCCGCGCGCCTCAGGCAGGGCATCGCCACCGAAGCCGTGACGGCGATGCTCGAATTTTGCTTTAACGGGCTTGGGCTGCATCGCGTGCAGGCTTTTATCCATCCCGACAACACGGCGTCTCGCGCGTTGGTTGAGAAGCTGGGATTCCGTCGCGAAGGCCTGTTGCGTCACAACCTGCGTGTTGGCGAGGATTGGCGTGACGACATGCTCTATGCGCTCTTGGCGACGGAGCGTCCCGGCTCGAGGTGA
- a CDS encoding C40 family peptidase, whose amino-acid sequence MSAALDPRVTPARRDLAAVRLRGLVEAEQFVDGVRMQVAAAHAPVRREPRFDAPLDTEALRGEIVIAYERSPEGWAWVECERDGYVGYVPTEALRETIIAPTHRVRVLRSHLYPGPSIKLPPIEALPLGALVTVAREQGDFRVLDDGAFIWARHLQPLSVLASDFVAEAEKLIGVAYLWGGRTSEGLDCSGLVQTAMEMAGLEAPRDSDMQERELGQPLNLAPDLSGLRRGDLIFWKGHVGLMRDEAELLHANGYHMQTMSEPLAEAVRRINGAGGGDITSARRLGELGRG is encoded by the coding sequence TTGAGCGCAGCGCTCGATCCGCGCGTGACGCCCGCGCGGCGCGATCTCGCGGCCGTTCGCTTGCGAGGTCTTGTCGAAGCTGAACAGTTCGTCGATGGCGTGCGCATGCAGGTCGCCGCGGCGCATGCGCCGGTGCGGCGCGAGCCGCGCTTCGACGCGCCGCTCGACACCGAAGCGCTGCGCGGCGAAATCGTCATCGCGTATGAGCGCTCGCCGGAAGGGTGGGCGTGGGTGGAATGCGAGCGCGACGGCTATGTCGGCTATGTCCCGACCGAGGCCTTGCGCGAAACCATCATTGCGCCGACGCATCGCGTGCGCGTGCTCCGCAGTCATCTCTATCCCGGGCCCAGCATCAAGCTGCCGCCAATCGAGGCGCTGCCGCTCGGCGCGCTCGTGACCGTGGCGCGCGAGCAGGGCGATTTTCGCGTGCTCGATGACGGCGCCTTCATCTGGGCGCGCCATCTCCAGCCCTTGTCGGTTTTGGCGTCGGATTTCGTAGCGGAAGCCGAAAAGCTGATTGGCGTCGCCTATCTCTGGGGCGGGCGCACCAGCGAAGGGCTTGATTGCTCCGGCCTCGTGCAGACGGCGATGGAGATGGCGGGCCTGGAAGCGCCGCGCGACAGCGACATGCAGGAGCGGGAGCTTGGTCAGCCGCTCAATCTAGCGCCTGATCTTTCAGGATTGCGACGCGGCGATCTGATTTTCTGGAAAGGCCATGTCGGTTTGATGCGCGATGAGGCGGAACTGCTGCACGCCAACGGCTATCACATGCAGACAATGAGCGAGCCGCTGGCTGAAGCGGTCCGACGCATCAATGGCGCGGGCGGCGGCGATATCACCAGCGCGCGCAGGCTTGGTGAGCTGGGTAGAGGCTGA
- a CDS encoding MarR family winged helix-turn-helix transcriptional regulator, translating into MRPAQSLKLWHDVHLALVRDGEHDLSSRQAAILLTIYLDPPPHTVRGLARKLGVTKPVVTRALDTMGALGYVSRRRDDKDRRNVIVQRTVKGALAVEKIGDLVSNVALELPA; encoded by the coding sequence ATGCGGCCGGCTCAATCCCTCAAGCTCTGGCATGATGTTCATCTCGCGCTCGTGAGAGACGGCGAGCACGACCTGTCGTCTCGACAGGCCGCGATCCTTTTGACGATCTATCTCGATCCGCCGCCGCATACGGTTCGGGGGCTCGCCAGGAAGCTCGGCGTGACGAAGCCTGTGGTGACGCGCGCGCTCGATACGATGGGCGCGCTTGGTTACGTTTCGCGTCGGCGCGACGACAAGGATCGTCGCAATGTCATCGTGCAACGCACTGTGAAGGGCGCGCTTGCCGTCGAGAAAATTGGCGATCTCGTCAGCAACGTCGCGCTGGAGCTGCCGGCTTGA